Proteins encoded together in one Peribacillus asahii window:
- a CDS encoding phosphotransferase: MTFSRNHRFKNRLFSKIKGLKSRPERMKQLQGDVYLLTFKNHPPLILKGFTSREKWYRQQVLTSLLKQKGFDRTYSMYSEPEPFQLDGMWYSFIEFLPPSANKFNFANESNRKEGAQLLEAFHNSADQISLPSLPVYNQLNKWRDRLALFRQNVSYIREHIPESILEEWIAWAEWSLKGLETYQKEINQETNTIIHGDCAHHNFLRKEDGTLALIDFDLIAKAPRMIDYLQYANRILPHLDNPSKDVWKYRQIAAYKKNPAFLYALAYPSDIFREWNLLFKTRFRLDHVWKITVEDFEKRMELNKQLAQLVSK; the protein is encoded by the coding sequence ATGACTTTTAGTCGAAATCATCGCTTTAAAAATCGCCTTTTTTCTAAAATTAAAGGGTTAAAAAGCAGACCGGAGAGAATGAAGCAACTTCAAGGGGATGTGTATTTACTTACCTTTAAAAATCATCCTCCCCTTATTTTAAAGGGCTTTACTAGTCGTGAGAAATGGTATCGTCAGCAAGTATTGACCTCTTTATTAAAACAAAAGGGTTTTGACCGTACGTATAGTATGTACAGTGAGCCAGAACCATTTCAGCTAGATGGCATGTGGTACAGTTTTATTGAATTTTTGCCGCCAAGTGCCAATAAATTTAATTTTGCTAATGAGTCTAATCGAAAAGAAGGAGCGCAGCTGTTAGAAGCATTTCATAACAGTGCTGACCAGATTTCATTACCATCACTTCCCGTTTATAATCAATTAAATAAATGGAGAGATCGCTTAGCTTTATTCCGACAAAATGTGTCATATATTCGCGAGCATATTCCAGAGTCTATTTTGGAAGAATGGATTGCTTGGGCAGAGTGGTCCTTAAAGGGCTTAGAGACTTATCAAAAGGAGATAAATCAAGAAACCAATACGATTATTCATGGGGACTGTGCCCATCATAATTTTCTCCGTAAGGAAGACGGGACACTGGCTTTAATTGATTTTGATTTAATTGCTAAAGCTCCACGTATGATAGATTATTTACAATATGCGAATCGGATTTTACCTCATTTGGATAACCCGTCTAAGGACGTTTGGAAGTATCGGCAAATTGCAGCATATAAAAAAAATCCAGCTTTTTTGTATGCCCTTGCTTATCCGTCTGATATTTTTCGTGAGTGGAACCTTTTATTTAAAACACGTTTTCGTTTAGATCATGTGTGGAAAATAACCGTTGAAGATTTTGAGAAACGAATGGAGTTGAATAAGCAGTTGGCACAGCTCGTTTCTAAATAG
- the yajC gene encoding preprotein translocase subunit YajC gives MDSLVQLAPLLIMFVLFYFLLIRPQKKRQNKVQQMQNSLKKGDKVVTIGGLHGAVDSIDELKLVIKSPDGTKLTFDRQAIREVVESAPEKVEA, from the coding sequence ATGGACAGTTTAGTACAATTAGCACCATTACTTATTATGTTTGTATTGTTCTATTTTTTGCTTATTCGTCCACAAAAGAAGCGCCAAAACAAAGTTCAACAAATGCAGAACAGCTTGAAAAAAGGCGACAAAGTTGTGACGATTGGCGGCTTACATGGAGCAGTCGATTCAATTGATGAATTGAAACTGGTTATTAAATCACCAGACGGTACAAAATTAACTTTTGACAGACAAGCTATTCGCGAAGTCGTTGAAAGTGCGCCTGAGAAGGTAGAAGCTTAA
- a CDS encoding YhcN/YlaJ family sporulation lipoprotein, producing the protein MRQKLWIGPLCLAVVVGLSGCNNQQATENENFLNRTSYQSTEKDQLVRNINNEIPMLDDAEDGLHNGNDSYSERDRNYHGHASKPLHAKSSYYNSYEGNLVDRINRQVNSIPNVKDTRAIVMQKDVLVTVLLDDYAQARAIKNVVIEQVQPLVKGRTLHVTTDTGVYYRTMTLDNNLRDGGPTDVVILDADDLFDNLDIHEDHLR; encoded by the coding sequence TTGCGACAGAAATTATGGATAGGGCCCTTATGCCTAGCAGTAGTAGTGGGACTAAGCGGCTGTAATAACCAACAAGCAACAGAAAATGAAAACTTCCTTAACCGAACGAGCTATCAGTCAACAGAAAAAGATCAGCTTGTTCGAAATATAAATAATGAAATACCGATGTTAGATGATGCGGAAGATGGTTTACACAATGGCAATGATAGCTACAGTGAAAGGGACCGTAATTATCATGGTCACGCGAGTAAACCACTTCATGCGAAGTCTTCATATTATAATTCTTATGAAGGTAATCTCGTCGATCGTATTAATCGTCAGGTCAATTCTATTCCAAATGTGAAGGATACTCGGGCAATTGTGATGCAAAAGGATGTACTTGTAACGGTTTTGCTTGATGATTATGCACAAGCAAGAGCGATTAAGAATGTTGTTATCGAACAAGTACAGCCGCTTGTTAAAGGGCGAACTCTTCATGTAACAACAGATACAGGGGTATATTACCGCACGATGACACTTGATAACAATTTACGTGATGGAGGTCCGACAGACGTAGTGATTTTAGATGCAGATGATTTATTTGATAATCTGGACATTCACGAAGATCATCTTAGGTAA
- a CDS encoding DUF2905 domain-containing protein yields the protein MTGLPKILMTLGVILFIIGFAMKFINLGKLPGDIVIKKENTTFYFPIVTSIIVSLILSAIFYVIGRFK from the coding sequence ATGACAGGGTTGCCTAAGATTTTGATGACTCTTGGTGTTATTCTTTTTATTATTGGCTTTGCGATGAAATTTATTAATCTTGGTAAACTTCCAGGTGATATTGTCATTAAAAAAGAGAATACAACGTTTTATTTTCCGATTGTCACGTCGATTATTGTCAGCTTGATTTTATCGGCGATTTTTTATGTTATTGGAAGGTTTAAATAA
- a CDS encoding BofC C-terminal domain-containing protein translates to MIIRILACFMFLFFSFVWTGSAELSIQEYQPIERKVILQREYLDGELSEEKVMEVIGSMAQFQKKYREWQIVEQTKEHLVLHKFENDISPLLKANGYFGITEDGTLSIFNGKPEYEKVIHTFFQLDVGKLEAYQQEELQQGIPIISKEQFTNLIKEYKVYSMPSNSAH, encoded by the coding sequence ATGATAATACGAATTCTGGCTTGTTTCATGTTCCTGTTTTTTTCCTTCGTCTGGACGGGATCAGCAGAACTATCGATTCAAGAGTACCAGCCTATTGAAAGAAAGGTCATTCTTCAACGCGAATATTTAGATGGAGAGCTGAGCGAAGAAAAAGTAATGGAAGTCATTGGGTCGATGGCTCAGTTTCAAAAAAAATATCGAGAGTGGCAAATTGTTGAACAGACAAAAGAACATCTTGTGCTGCATAAATTCGAAAATGATATTTCCCCTTTGCTTAAAGCGAACGGTTATTTCGGCATAACAGAAGATGGAACGTTGTCTATTTTTAATGGAAAACCAGAGTATGAAAAAGTGATTCATACTTTCTTTCAATTGGATGTTGGAAAGCTTGAGGCCTATCAACAAGAGGAATTACAGCAAGGTATTCCGATTATCAGTAAGGAGCAATTTACTAACTTAATTAAGGAATATAAAGTATATTCGATGCCTTCTAACTCCGCTCATTAG
- the ruvB gene encoding Holliday junction branch migration DNA helicase RuvB, translated as MEERIVNQEVDSNELSFEQSLRPQTLQQYIGQDKVKANLSVFIEAARMREETLDHVLLYGPPGLGKTTLAVIIANEMGVNIRTTSGPAIERPGDLAAILSALEPGDVLFIDEIHRLPRAVEEVLYPAMEDFCLDIVIGKGPEARSIRIDLPPFTLVGATTRAGALSAPLRDRFGVLSRLEYYTEYQLTDIVMRTSVIMDTEMDVQAAGEIARRSRGTPRIANRLLRRVRDFAQVRGDGTITKELADYALELLQVDRLGLDHIDHKLLKGIIEKFRGGPVGLETIAATIGEEAHTIEDVYEPYLLQIGFLQRTPRGRMATPLVYEHFQMEVPK; from the coding sequence ATGGAGGAGAGAATAGTGAATCAGGAGGTTGATTCGAACGAACTGTCCTTTGAACAAAGCTTGCGACCACAAACATTACAGCAATATATTGGCCAAGATAAGGTCAAGGCAAATTTAAGTGTGTTTATTGAAGCGGCACGGATGCGTGAAGAAACACTCGATCATGTACTATTATATGGACCACCTGGTCTTGGGAAAACGACATTAGCGGTTATTATTGCGAATGAAATGGGCGTAAATATTCGTACAACATCTGGACCTGCTATTGAAAGGCCTGGTGATTTGGCGGCGATTCTAAGTGCGCTTGAACCAGGAGATGTGTTATTCATTGATGAAATTCATCGTTTGCCGCGTGCTGTAGAAGAGGTATTGTATCCTGCTATGGAGGATTTTTGTCTTGATATTGTTATTGGGAAGGGGCCTGAGGCGCGTTCAATACGGATTGACCTTCCGCCTTTTACTTTAGTTGGAGCTACGACAAGAGCCGGTGCTTTATCGGCCCCGTTACGTGATCGCTTTGGCGTATTGAGTCGCTTAGAATATTATACGGAGTATCAATTAACAGATATCGTCATGCGAACGTCGGTTATTATGGATACAGAAATGGATGTGCAAGCGGCAGGGGAAATTGCGAGAAGATCACGCGGTACGCCTCGAATTGCCAATCGTCTGCTTCGAAGAGTACGAGATTTTGCTCAAGTGCGTGGGGATGGTACAATTACAAAGGAACTAGCTGACTATGCTTTAGAGCTTTTACAAGTTGATCGCCTAGGCCTTGATCATATTGATCATAAGCTTCTCAAAGGAATTATAGAAAAATTCCGCGGTGGACCAGTAGGGCTAGAAACGATTGCGGCGACAATCGGAGAAGAAGCTCATACGATTGAAGATGTATATGAACCGTATTTATTACAAATTGGTTTCTTACAAAGAACCCCTCGTGGTCGAATGGCCACACCTCTTGTATATGAGCATTTTCAAATGGAGGTGCCGAAATGA
- the queA gene encoding tRNA preQ1(34) S-adenosylmethionine ribosyltransferase-isomerase QueA encodes MKLDLFDFHLPEELIAQVPLENREASRLMVLDKETGDIQHDVFKHITEYLQPGDCLVLNDTKVLPARLHGSKEDTGANIEVLLLKQQQDDEWETLVKPAKRIKEGSTIFFGDGKLKAVCTGVLEHGGRMLRFQYDGIFYEVLEELGEMPLPPYIKEQLDDQDRYQTVYARERGSAAAPTAGLHFTKELLAKVKEMGVHIAFITLHVGLGTFRPVNVEDIDDHDMHSEFYQMTADTAHLLNEVKANGGRIITVGTTSTRTLETIASRHNGVFKEESGWTSIFIYPGYEFKGIDAMITNFHLPKSTLIMLISALAGRENVLHAYNLAVEEKYRFFSFGDAMFIK; translated from the coding sequence GTGAAATTAGATTTATTTGATTTTCATTTGCCGGAGGAATTGATTGCTCAAGTCCCATTGGAAAATAGGGAAGCAAGCAGACTGATGGTGTTAGATAAAGAAACGGGAGACATACAGCACGATGTATTCAAACATATTACAGAGTATCTGCAACCAGGCGACTGCTTAGTATTAAATGATACAAAGGTGCTGCCTGCGCGCCTGCATGGAAGCAAGGAAGATACGGGTGCTAATATAGAGGTGCTGTTATTAAAACAGCAGCAAGATGATGAATGGGAAACGCTTGTGAAACCAGCGAAACGAATTAAAGAAGGCTCAACGATTTTCTTTGGAGATGGGAAATTAAAGGCTGTTTGTACAGGTGTACTTGAGCACGGTGGACGCATGTTACGATTTCAGTATGACGGGATTTTTTATGAAGTGCTTGAGGAATTAGGGGAAATGCCATTACCTCCTTATATTAAAGAACAGCTGGATGACCAAGACCGTTATCAGACGGTATATGCACGAGAACGCGGTTCAGCAGCAGCGCCAACAGCCGGACTTCATTTTACGAAAGAGCTGTTAGCGAAGGTGAAGGAGATGGGCGTTCATATTGCCTTTATTACGCTTCATGTTGGCCTGGGTACATTTCGTCCGGTAAATGTCGAGGATATTGATGATCATGATATGCACTCAGAATTTTATCAAATGACAGCGGATACGGCTCATTTGTTAAATGAAGTGAAAGCGAATGGCGGACGCATTATTACGGTTGGAACCACTTCAACGAGAACACTGGAAACGATTGCTTCTCGTCATAATGGTGTGTTTAAAGAAGAAAGTGGTTGGACAAGTATTTTTATTTATCCTGGCTATGAATTTAAGGGAATTGACGCAATGATTACCAATTTCCATCTGCCTAAATCTACGTTAATTATGCTGATTAGTGCGCTCGCTGGTCGAGAGAACGTGCTTCATGCTTATAATCTAGCTGTGGAAGAAAAATACAGGTTCTTTAGTTTTGGAGATGCAATGTTTATTAAATAA
- the ruvA gene encoding Holliday junction branch migration protein RuvA — MYDYLKGMVDYIGPEYIVVENGGIGYQVVTPNPFVFSNQLKKEIQIYLYQYVREDLIALYGFQTRQEKALFMKLLGVTGIGPKGALAILASGQVDQVVQAIEQEDESFLVKFPGVGKKTARQMILDLKGKLEHIIPDAFPSLFHEPSERVETKSTELDEAILALKALGYSDKEVQKVAKQLGAETFTTEQYIKKALQMMLR; from the coding sequence TTGTATGATTATTTAAAAGGAATGGTCGACTATATTGGACCGGAATACATAGTAGTAGAAAATGGGGGAATTGGGTATCAGGTCGTGACACCAAATCCTTTTGTTTTTTCCAATCAATTAAAAAAAGAAATTCAAATTTATTTATATCAGTATGTTCGAGAGGATTTAATTGCACTTTACGGATTTCAAACACGTCAAGAAAAGGCGTTATTTATGAAACTCTTAGGTGTAACGGGAATTGGTCCCAAAGGGGCGCTTGCTATTTTAGCATCTGGTCAAGTTGATCAAGTGGTTCAGGCTATTGAACAGGAGGATGAATCATTTCTTGTGAAGTTCCCAGGTGTTGGGAAGAAAACAGCACGCCAAATGATTTTGGATTTAAAAGGGAAACTGGAACATATTATTCCCGATGCTTTTCCGAGTTTATTTCATGAACCGAGTGAGCGCGTAGAAACGAAGTCAACGGAACTAGATGAAGCCATTCTTGCCTTAAAGGCACTAGGTTATTCGGATAAAGAAGTGCAAAAAGTAGCAAAGCAGCTTGGTGCAGAGACATTCACGACGGAACAGTATATTAAAAAAGCATTACAAATGATGTTAAGATAA
- the tgt gene encoding tRNA guanosine(34) transglycosylase Tgt, protein MTAIRYEHIKTCKQTGARLGIVHTPHGSFETPAFMPVGTMATVKTMSPEELKQMGAGIILSNTYHLWLRPGHDIVKEAGGLHQFMNWDRPILTDSGGFQVFSLSDFRKIEEEGVHFRNHLNGDKLFLSPEKAMEIQNALGSDIMMAFDECPPFPATEEYMKKSVERTSRWAERCLKAHERPQDQGLFGIVQGGEYEHLRKQSAQDLISLDFPGYAIGGLSVGEPKDIMNRVLEFTTPLLPADKPRYLMGVGSPDSLIDGAIRGVDMFDCVLPTRIARNGTLMTSNGRLVVKNAKYARDFGPLDENCTCHVCQNYSRAYIRHLIKCDETFGIRLTTYHNLHFLLNLMEQVRQAIREDRLGDFREEFFEQYGFNKPNAKNF, encoded by the coding sequence TTGACAGCAATACGATACGAACATATTAAAACATGTAAACAAACAGGGGCAAGGCTTGGAATTGTTCATACACCTCATGGTTCTTTTGAGACACCAGCATTTATGCCGGTTGGAACGATGGCTACTGTAAAAACGATGTCACCTGAGGAATTAAAACAAATGGGGGCAGGCATTATCTTAAGCAATACATATCATTTGTGGTTACGTCCAGGTCATGATATTGTGAAAGAAGCAGGCGGCTTACATCAATTTATGAATTGGGATCGTCCGATTTTAACAGATTCGGGTGGCTTTCAAGTGTTTAGCTTAAGCGATTTTCGTAAGATTGAAGAGGAAGGCGTTCATTTTCGAAATCATTTGAATGGTGATAAATTATTTTTGTCCCCTGAAAAAGCGATGGAGATTCAAAATGCGCTGGGCTCTGATATTATGATGGCGTTTGATGAATGTCCGCCATTCCCTGCAACAGAAGAGTATATGAAAAAATCGGTTGAGCGTACATCGCGTTGGGCTGAGCGCTGCTTAAAAGCACATGAGCGTCCGCAAGATCAAGGTTTATTTGGTATTGTTCAAGGTGGCGAATATGAGCATCTTCGTAAGCAAAGTGCTCAAGATTTAATATCTTTAGACTTCCCAGGCTATGCGATTGGTGGTCTATCGGTTGGTGAACCAAAAGACATTATGAATCGCGTTCTTGAGTTTACAACACCATTATTACCAGCGGATAAACCGCGCTATTTAATGGGCGTAGGTTCTCCTGATTCCTTAATTGATGGCGCAATTCGCGGAGTTGATATGTTTGATTGTGTTCTTCCAACACGTATTGCACGTAATGGAACACTGATGACAAGTAATGGTCGACTTGTTGTAAAAAATGCGAAATACGCTCGTGATTTTGGTCCGCTCGATGAAAACTGTACTTGTCATGTTTGTCAAAACTACAGTCGTGCTTATATCCGTCATTTAATTAAGTGTGACGAAACGTTTGGAATTCGACTTACGACTTATCATAATCTTCATTTTCTGTTAAACTTAATGGAGCAGGTCAGACAAGCTATTAGAGAAGATCGTCTTGGAGACTTTAGGGAAGAGTTTTTTGAACAATATGGTTTTAATAAACCGAATGCGAAAAACTTCTAA